The following proteins come from a genomic window of Myxococcales bacterium:
- a CDS encoding ATP-binding cassette domain-containing protein — translation MGILEIRNLTMAFNGKKILNNLSIDFWENHVHALIGPNGAGKSTLAGTIMGLPGYENYTGDIYFAGDSIKSLPVDERARRLRMTLAWQEPARFEGLSVHKFIAAGARDKSTRHVGEMLDLVGLDPSSYLARAVDKTLSGGERKRIELASILAMEPKLVLMDEPDSGIDVEALERIFAAIKILKSGGATIILITHSMAVLQQAEHAFLMCCGQLIDQGAVDKIQLRFNNHCRPCDHPNLPLAGE, via the coding sequence ATGGGCATTCTGGAAATCCGGAATTTGACGATGGCCTTCAACGGGAAAAAGATTCTGAACAATCTTTCCATCGACTTTTGGGAAAATCACGTCCATGCCCTGATCGGCCCCAACGGCGCGGGCAAATCGACATTGGCCGGCACGATCATGGGTTTGCCGGGCTATGAGAACTACACCGGCGATATTTATTTCGCCGGCGATTCGATCAAATCCCTGCCGGTCGACGAGCGGGCGCGGCGGTTGCGCATGACCCTCGCCTGGCAGGAACCGGCGCGCTTTGAAGGTTTGTCGGTACATAAATTCATTGCCGCCGGAGCCCGCGACAAATCCACGCGCCATGTCGGCGAAATGTTGGATCTGGTGGGCTTGGATCCGTCGAGTTACCTCGCGCGCGCGGTCGATAAAACCCTGAGCGGCGGCGAGCGGAAACGGATCGAGCTGGCCTCGATCCTGGCCATGGAACCGAAACTGGTCCTGATGGACGAGCCCGATTCGGGGATTGATGTCGAGGCGCTGGAGCGCATCTTCGCGGCCATTAAAATCCTCAAATCCGGCGGCGCGACGATCATTCTGATCACGCACAGCATGGCCGTGCTGCAGCAGGCCGAACACGCCTTCCTGATGTGCTGCGGCCAGCTGATCGACCAGGGAGCGGTGGATAAAATCCAGTTGCGGTTCAACAACCATTGCCGGCCCTGCGACCACCCGAACCTACCGCTGGCGGGAGAATGA